One region of Alosa sapidissima isolate fAloSap1 chromosome 1, fAloSap1.pri, whole genome shotgun sequence genomic DNA includes:
- the LOC121724334 gene encoding SH2 domain-containing adapter protein D-like, with the protein MAKWLRDYLNFGSRRGPPQPPTPDYTESEILRAYRAQKALDFEDPYECTERQRDSPGSGSDDSEGFEAFGAVLPNGLQVKVVSPKHRLIKVDSQEFGRCAPILTSNFSSTLAFQEPPSPPVVPSAPAVGDTDYSDPFDARPDPRARPVQEVPPVECGSYMEPFEAQRVITELQQGQLLYDSPYEERSGRRLGAESEEEERESRLPQDDERPADEYDQPWEWKKDNISKALAAVQFEGSEWEDQGRAQRCSPTTSGSASLRHPSDPLNMLGERVDPHLSLEKQVWYHGALTRSEAESLLTLCKECSYLVRNSQTSRTDYSLSIRSCHGFMHMKFSLSREGKYVLGENSPPFDTIPEVIYFYTTHKLPIRGAEHLSLLFPVVVQTL; encoded by the exons ATGGCAAAGTGGCTGAGGGACTACCTGAATTTTGGCAGTCGGCGCGGACCCCCCCAGCCCCCAACGCCAGACTACACAGAGAGTGAGATCCTGCGGGCGTACCGCGCGCAGAAAGCGCTGGACTTTGAGGACCCGTACGAGTGCACTGAGCGGCAGCGGGACTCCCCCGGCAGCGGTAGTGACGACAGCGAAGGCTTCGAGGCGTTCGGCGCGGTGCTGCCCAACGGGCTTCAGGTGAAGGTGGTGTCGCCCAAACACCGCCTCATCAAGGTGGACTCGCAGGAGTTTGGACGCTGCGCCCCTATCCTCACATCCAACTTCAGCAGCACACTTGCCTTTCAGGAACCCCCATCTCCTccg gtgGTCCCATCAGCTCCTGCGGTGGGGGACACAGATTACTCAGACCCGTTTGACGCCAGACCAGACCCCCGGGCCCGACCTGTCCAGGAGGTTCCGCCAGTTGAGTGTGGCAGCTACATGGAACCCTTCGAGGCCCAGAGGGTTATCACAG agctgcAGCAGGGTCAGCTGCTCTATGACAGCCCGTATGAAGAGCGAAGTGGCCGTCGGCTTGGGGCGGAGTCTGAAGAGGAGGAGCGTGAGAGCCGCCTCCCACAGGATGACGAGCGGCCCGCGGACGAGTACGACCAGCCCTGGGAGTGGAAGAAGGACAACATCTCAAAAGCtctggcag CGGTGCAGTTTGAGGGCAGTGAGTGGGAGGACCAGGGACGTGCCCAACGCTGCAGCCCCACCACCAGTGGCAGTGCCAGCCTGCGCCACCCGTCCGACCCGCTCAACATGCTGGGGGAGAGGGTCGACCCTCATCTGTCTCTGGAGAAGCAAGT ctggtaCCATGGAGCTTTGACTCGCTCCGAGGCAGAGTCCCTGCTGACACTGTGTAAGGAGTGCAGTTACCTGGTGAGGAACAGCCAGACCAGTCGGACAGATTACTCACTCTCCATCAG GAGCTGCCATGGCTTCATGCATATGAAGTTCTCTCTGTCCAGGGAAGGCAAGTACGTCCTGGGGGAGAACAGCCCCCCGTTTGACACCATCCCCGAGGTCATCTACTTCTACACCACCCACAAGCTGCCCATCCGTGGGGCTGAACACCTCTCCCTGCTCTTCCCCGTGGTGGTGCAGACACTGTGA